The genomic window CCGCCGGCCCGGCCCGTCCTCTACCCGCTTATTGCCCGGTCGAAGGCCGTCCCATCCCTCATTTCCCGAAATCGTCGCCGGGACATTGTGAATGAGGCGCGGCGGAGGCACCATCCTTCTTCCCGAGGCATGAGCCTAGGAAGTCTGGGAAGTTGAAGGAGGCTGCGGGAGGTGCGAGGGATCGCACGCCGTGTTTTCCTGTCTTTCGTCGAGGGGATGGTCCTCCCCGGCTCCTTGTTGATACGGGAGATCGGGCCGTCCGGCGTGGATGGGTCGGCCCCGTCGGGAGGCCCACCCGGGGCGGTGTGGGGAGGGCGTCCGACGGGAGGGGCGGGCCCCTTTGCGATCGGGGCCGGACGGTTGCGTCCGCGGATCGGGCGGCGGGGGAAGGTTTGGGGTGAAAAGGTTGGAGTAACGTCTCTTGACCGGTCGGGGGGGATCCGATAGGGTCCGGCCGTCGTGGCTCATCGCGAGCCGCGGGCGCCCGTTCCACAGGGACGTGGGGGGGCAAATCCGGTCGTCAGGCGCGCCCCTGGTTCTCGGGGCGGGTCCGGGGGTTCTCCCCGATTGCGGTGCAAGGAGGCTGCCCGATGCGGCGATTCATCCCCGGGGGGACCCGGGCGCTCCAAGCCCTGGCCATCTTGCTGGCCCTGGCCCAGGTCCAGGCGGACGCCGCGTCCAAGAAGAAGGAGCCCCCGCCGCCCAAGACGGACGAGACCGTCGGCGACCTCGCCTTCGTCCCCCAGGCGGGCGAGACCAAGGTGGAGGGCGTGGGCCTGGTGTCCAACCTGGAGAACACCGGCGTGGACCCGCCGCCGTCGTGGTATCGCACCCAGCTCGTGGAAGAGATGGGCAAGGCGATGATCGACCACCCCAACAAGATCCTGGCCGACCCCCGGTTCGCGATGGTCGTCGTCCGGATGACGATCCGCACCGGCGCCAGCCCGGAGGACCGCTTCGACGTGGAGGTCGAGGTCCCGCCCGCCTGCGGCACCAAGAGCCTCGCCGGCGGCTACCTCATGATGACCCGGCTCCGCGAGGTCATGGTCGCCGGCGGCAGCCCGCGGACCAGCCAGGACCTCGCCCTGGCGCAGGGGCCGGTCATGATCGGCAACGAGAAGGACCCGAACAACCCGAAGGTCGGCCGGGTGCTCGGCGGCGGCAAGGTGAAGAAGGAGACGCCCTTCACCCTGGTCATCATGGAGAACCGCCGCAGCTTCCGCACGGCAAAGATGCTGGAGACGGTCATCAACGCCCGGTTCCACCAGAGCGAGGCCGGCACCCAGAAGGGGGCGGCCACCGGCAAGACCGACGGCCACCTGACCCTCAAGGTCCCCACCACCTACCACCAGAACCAGCTCCGCTTCTTCCGGGTCGTCCAGCTCCTGCCCATGATCGACACGCCCGAGCTGCGGGAGCGGCGGATGGCCGCCTGGGGCAAGGAGCTGCTGGACCCCAAGACCAGCGGCGTCGCCGCGATGAAGCTGGAGGGTCTGGGGCCCTCCGCGGGCGAGGTGCTCCGGCAGGGCCTCAAGAGCGACAACGCCCAGGTCCGGTTCTTCTCCGGCGAGTCGCTCGCGTACCTCGACGACCCGTCGGGGGCCGACGCCCTGGGCGACACCGCGGCCAAGATGCCCCAATTCCGGGCCTACGCCCTGGCCGCGCTGGCCGCCATGGACCAGAACGCCTCGCACATGAAGCTCCGCAAGCTGATGGACGAGCCCGACGTCGAGGTCCGCTACGGCGCCTTCAACGCCCTGCGGACCCTCGACCCGAACGACCCGGCGCTGGGGCGGGTGGGGATCCTGGACCAGCCGCGGAAGGAGGAGGACGAGGCCGACGAGGAGGCGCCCGACGCCATGGCCGTCGCGCTGGCCTCGGCGTCGCAGCGGGCCCGCCCGGAGGACCCCTTCGCCCTCTACATCGTGGACTCCGAGGGCCCGCCGATGGTCCACGTCTCGCGGTCCCGCCGGTCGGAGATCGTGGTCTTCGGCCGGGACCAGAAGCTCCTGCCGCCGATCGTCCTGGGGACCGGGGCCATCCTCCTGAACGCGTCGGACAACAATGAGGAGGTCGAGATCTCCAAGATCGTCCCCAGCCGGGGCGGCGACTCCGACCTGAAGTACCGGACGTCGCTGGACGTCGGCGAGGTGGTCCGCCGCGTCAGCAACCTCGGGGCCAGCTACCCCGAGGTGGTCGCCATCCTGGAGGCGGCCAACCGCCAGAAGAACCTCCCCGGCTCGCTCGCGATCGACGCGGTCCCGGTCACGACCCCGGCCTACTTCGAGGCCGCGATCCTGGGCAAGGACTCGACGAAGCCCGACAAGGCGGTGAAGCAGGCCTCGGCGAAGGCCGAGAAGCCCGCCTCCAGGCTCCGCCGGCTCCTGCGGCTCGGCCGCGGCGACGACGGCGAGGGGGACGCGACGGCCGCCTCCGTCGACAAGGACAAGGGCAAGGGCAAGGACGCCGACGCGACCGCCTCCGCGTCGCCGAAGGCCCCCGGGGCCGGCGCCGACGCGGACAAGGCCGGGTCGGGCCCCGCCGCCAAGAAGGACCCGTCGGTGCAGAAGGCCGGCACCGAGGCCGAGGCCGGGGCGGACGACGGCGACGGCCCCTCGTCGCGGCCCCGCCTGTTCAACCTCTTCCGGCGGCGGCCGTCGGGCGGGTCCTGACCGTCGCCGGCGAGATGGACCGAAGCGGCCGGCCGGGGCCCCCGCCCCCGGCCGGCCCGATCCCGCACCTCCCCGCCCCCCGCGAAATCCGGGCGATCCCCCACGCCCCCCGCCCTCGACGCAAGCCCGCCCCTTCGCGAAGAATTCACAACCCGACCAGCCCCGCGGATCGGCCCCTTGGAGCAAGTATCCGGACCCCTCCTAAAGTCCCACGCCGCGCGGTTCGAATATTAGTCGTGACGGTCAGGTCCGCTACGGCGAGGCGAGGGGGCGAAAGCCACGGCCCTCGGATGGCCCAGGACCGAGCCGCTCCCCGCATCCCCGTGCGGGGAGGCCTTTCGACCTCTATCGGAGGGAGTCGGGCCCCGATCGGTCTCGGAACGTGCTGAGGCAGGCGGCCTTCGCGTCGCGGCGGGTCGGGCCCGGAGGGGCCCGGGGCGTCGCGGCGGAGGACGGTCGGGCCCGGGGCATGGTGGAGGTCGGGGGAGGGGCCTGCGCGTCACTGCACGGTCACGGAGGCGGTCGCGGCCGACGACGGCCGGTCCGGCCCCCCGCGAGGGGGCTCCCGGGTCGTGCCCGCCGGAGGGCACGGCTTCCGCGCCCGGCGACGCGCCGGCCAGGTTCTCAGGCGGAGGGAAAGGAAGCCTCCGCAGTCTCGCACCCAACAGGGCGAGTGGAGTCCTCGAGATGAAGAAGGTGTTTACAACCGGCCAGGTGGCGAAGATCTGCAAGGTCGCGCCCCGGACCGTTTCCAAGTGGTTCGACTCGGGCCGCTTGCGTGGCTATCGAATCCCCGGCTCACAGGATCGCCGGATCCCGCGGGAACACCTCCTGCGGTTCCTCAAGGAGCACAACATGCCCTTGGGCGATCTCGAGGCCGAGGTCTACAATAAAATCCTCGCGGTCGGCGCGGACGCCCCGCTCCAGGCCGTGCTCCGGGAGCACCTTCGCGAGAGCGACGACTTCCGGATCGAGACCGCCGCGTCGGGCTTCGAAGCCGGCATCCGCGCCGAGAGCTTCCACCCCGATTGCATCATCATCGACATGGCCCTGGGCCGCATCGAGGCCGGGCAGATCGCCCAGAACCTGCGGAAGAGCGCCGACCACCAGAAGACCATCCTCCTGGCCCTCACCAGCGACGAGCCGGGCGAGGAGGTCTTCGCGCTGGGCTTCAACGACGCCTTCAAGAAGCCCTTCGACGGCGCCCTGCTGGCCGAGCGGGTCCGCAGGCTGATCTCCCAGAAGAAGTCCGAGGAGCCCTGAGCCATCCGGGCCCATCCGACCCGACGCGACGCGAACGGGCGTACTCCCCGAGGTACCCACGCCCATACCCGGATCCCCCGATCCGGGGCCGACGAGCTCGAGGCCTCCACCGGTTCCCGGCCGGGTGGAGATCCCGGGCTCGTCGGCTTTTCCTCGCGCCCCGTCCCCTCACCTTGACCTCCCGGCGCGGACCCCTCATCCTGTCCTGTTCGACCCGGCGGGGCGGGGCGGGGAGCTGGATTGATGGCGATCGATGATCATCGGGGCCTTGAAAGGTGCGTTCGCCGCGCACAGTCTGCCCGCTCCTCCACAATGCCTCGGGCCACACCCTACCCGGGCCGAGCTTCCATTCTGGTCCCCTCCCCACGGTGGGGGGAGGGGACCAGAGTGTCGCCTCCCCCACTTGTGGGGCATGACAGGCTTGCCAAGGGGGAGGGCCAGATCAGCCGCCATCCGCCCGCCTTGGAGCCGGCGCGATGACCGGCGACCCGACCGGCCCCCGCAAGCAGCCCGCGGCGGCGTCCCGATGGCTCGGGCGGCCGGCGCTGGTCCTCGGCGTCGCGTCCGGCTTGGCGGTGCTGCTGACGCTGGGCGGGCCGGGGCTGACGATCGACGAGCCGCTGGACGTCCGCCCGGGGCGGACCTACGTGGCGACGCTCCGCGCCGAGGGGCTGGGGTTCTTCTCGCGGGGCGTGGTGACGCGGGTCTTCCGCGACAACGCCGAGCACCCGCCGCTGGGCCGCTGGCTGCTCGGGATCGCCTCGACGGCCGGCGAGCCGCTGGAGGTCCTGATCCGGGGCGTGGACCCGACCGGGATCTACGTCCACTCCGGCCGGCTGGCCCCGGCGCTCGCGTTCGCGGCGCTCGTGGCGGCGGTCGCGGCCGAGGCGAGGCGGCGGTGGGGGCTCGCCGCGGGCTACGCGGCGGGGGGCTCGCTGGCCCTGATGCCCCGGGCCTTCGCGCATGCGCACCTCGGGGCGCTGGACACGTTCCTCGCCCTCTTCTGGACGCTCGCGCTGCTCGCCGGGGCGAGGGCCCTGGAGAAGGGGGGCGTCGGCCGCTCGGCCGCGGCGGGGCTGGTCTGGGGGCTCGGCCTGCTGACGAAGCTGCACGCGTGGCTCCTCTGGCCCCTCATGGCGGGATGGGCGGCGTACCGGCTCGGGCGGCGGGCCCCCGCGGGCCTCGCCGCCTGGACGGCCGCCGGCGTCGCCGCCTTCCTGGCCGGCTGGCCGTGGCTCTGGTATGACACGGCCGCCCGCTGGGGGGCCTACTGGTGGACCTCCGTCGCCCGGACGCCCATCATGGTCGAGTACTTCGGCCGCGTCGTGGCCGACCGCGACGTCCCGTGGCACTACCCGTGGTTCTACTTCGCGGCCACGGTCCCCGTCGGCCTTCAGCTCCTGGGCCTCGCCGGCCTCGCCCGCGGCTGGAAGGGGAGGGGCGAGGACCCGTTCCCGATGCTCCTGGCCGCGAGCATCGGCCTGTTCCTGCTCCTGTTCAGCACCCGGGTGCCGGTCTACGACGGCGAGCGCCTGTTCCTGCACGTCTTCCCCGCCTGGGCCCTGCTGATCGGCCTGGGCTTCGCGGGCCTCTGGGGATGGGCGGGCGGCGAAGGCGGAGGGGGCCCGCGTGGGGGCCGCCTCCGCGCGGCGACCGCGCCGGCCGGGGCTCAACCGGTCGCCGCACGGAGGCGGCTCCTGCGGAGATCGTCCCTCGTCGCGTTCCTGGCGGTGCAGGGGGCCGGGACGCTGGGCGTCCACCCGTTCGGCCTGAGCTACTACAACCTCCTGGTCGGCGGCCTGCCGGGGGCCGAGCGGCTCGGGCTGGAGCTGACGTACTGGGGGGACGCCGTGGACCGGGTCCTCCTGGACCGGCTGGCCGCCGACGCAGGCCCGGGAGAACGCGCCGCGATCGCCCCCACGCTCTATCCCTCGCAAGGGATCGTCACCACGACCGCCGCCTTGCTGAAACGCAAGATCGTCCTCGCGGACGAGGACGCCGCGGCGACCGCCGAGTGGGTCGCCGTCTCCCGCCGCCGGGCCTACTGGAAGCCCGACCTGGCCGCCCGGCTCGCCGGCGGCCGCGGCCGGCTCGTCCTCGCGCGGTCCCGCCAGGGTGTCTGGCTGTCGGCCCTCTGGCACTTCCCGCCCCCCGCCCCGGGGACGCCGCCGGCGCCCCCGCCCGCCCCGTCGCCGCGTTGATCCTTTCGAATTTCGCGACAAGTCCACTAGCCTGGACATGGACGGTCCGTAGAATACTTTCAGAATGAATTGAACGGAGCCCATCGCGACCATGGCCGAGCTGACGCACTTTGACGAGTCGGGGGCCAGCCGGATGGTGGACGTGTCCGGCAAGGAGGCGACCGCGCGGATGGCCCGGGCCAGCGGCTGGGTGCGGATGGCCCCGGCGACGCTGGAGCTGGTGTCGGACCGTCGGCTGGCGAAGGGGGACGTCCTGGAGGTGGCGAGGCTGGCGGGCATCATGGCGGCGAAGCGGACCGGGGAGCTGATCCCGCTCTGCCACCCGCTGGGCCTGGACGCCGTGGAGGTCCGCCTGGCCGCGGCGCCGCCGGACCGGGTGGCGATCGAGGCGACGGCGAGGCTGGTGGGCCGGACGGGCGTGGAGATGGAGGCCCTGACGGCCGTGAGCGTCGCCGCCCTGACGATCTACGACATGTGCAAGGCGGTGGACCGCGGCATGGAGATCGGCCCGATCCGGCTCGAGGAGAAGTCCGGCGGGCGGAGCGGCCACTACCGGAGGCAGGCGGCCGGGGGCGACGGCGACGGGCCGGGCGAGGGCCGGCCCCGCTAGCGGGGGGCGAGGGCCGAACGACGACGGACGATCCGCGGGGGAGACGAGGATGACGAGGCGACCCGTGCTCGAGATGGACGCCACCCGGCGGGCCCTGGCGGACCTGTTTGCGCCGATCCGGGACGAGCTGGCCGAGGCCGAGCGGATCTTCCGCCGCGAGCTCGAGAGCCGCTTCCCGTTCGTGCAGCAGCTCGTGGACCACTGCGGCGACTACCGGGGCAAGCGGCTCCGCCCGGCGCTGCTGCTGCTCTCGGGCCGGGCCTGCGGGGCGGTCACCGGGGCCCACCCCGTGCTGGCCGCCGTGGTGGAGATGATCCACACCGCCACCCTGGTGCACGACGACATCCTGGACGAGTCGATGGTCCGCCGCCACGCCGCCACGGTGAACGCCGAGTGGGGCAACGAGACCGCCGTGCTCCTGGGCGACTACATGTTCACGCATGCCTTCCACCTCGCCGCCTCGCTGGAGACCACCCAGGCCTGCCGCTGGATCGGCCGGGCCACCAACCGGGTCTGCGAGGGGGAGATGCAGCAGGTCCACCACCGGGGCAACCTGGACCTGGGCGAGGACGGCTACTTCGCGATCATCGACGGCAAGACGGCGGAGCTCACCGCCGTCTCGTGCCGCCTGGGCGCGCACTACGCCGGGGCCGACGCCGACACGTCGGAGGCGCTCGACCGCTACGGCCGCAACCTCGGGATCGCCTTCCAGATCGCCGACGACGTGCTCGACCTCTGGGGCGACGAGCGGGCCACCGGCAAGAGCCTGGGGACCGACCTGGAGAAGCAGAAGCTCACGCTGCCGCTCATCCACCTCCTGGCCCATGCGAAGCCGGCGGCGACGGCCGCCGCCCGCCGCCTCCTGGAGCGGGCCCGGCCCGAGTGCCGCAGGGAGCTCGTCCCCCTCCTCGAGGAGGCCGGCTCGCTCGACTACGCCTGGCAGCGGGCCCGCGGCCACGTCCGCGAGGCGATCGCCGCCCTCGACGGGCTCCCCGATTCCGAGGCCGTCGCGGCGCTCCGGGTGCTCGCCGAGCTGTCCGCCCGCCGGTCCTCCTGAGGCCCCGCCGCGACGCCCCGCCGCCCGTCAGGTAAAACCGCCACGGCGGGGCGCCTTTTGAATTGCATCCCGGTCGTTTGGCGTTATGATGGCCGACGACCTCGGAACCCTCCCGACGGGGGACGGGGAACGCGACCGATCTCCCCGGAACGGGAGGCGCGTCGAGCCCCCACGCCGCCCCGCCCTTGCACCCTTTTCCAAGGGCCCCACGCCTGGCCGCCTTCCGGTCCCGCGCCCTCACTACGGCTTCGAGATCGCACCGCCACCGGGCTTCGACGCGACAACATCCGGGATGTCACTCAACAAAACGCAAGTCGAGCCTCCCCGCATCCGGGAGATGTCCTAGATTCCTGACATGGAACTTAAACAGAAGCTCAAGGACCTGATGGCCGCGCGGGGGCTCAACGGGCAGAAGCTCGCGAGGCTCTCCCGCGTGAGCGACTCCGAGATCTCCAGGATCCTCCAGGGGAAGTCGCGGCCGGGCCTGGACAACGCCCTGCGGCTGGCCCGGGCGCTGGGGGTCTCGCTCGACTACATCGCCGACGACGCCGCGGACGCCGAGCCCCCCGGGCCCGCCGACTCGGTCTCCCCGGACGAGCGCAAGGCCCTCAACCTCGTCCAGAAGCTGGGACCGGCCGAGGTCCTGACCATCCTCGAGAACGTCCGCTTCCTCGGCTACGAGGTCGCCATGGGCCGGCTCGTCGGCGCCAAGCCGATCATCGAGATCGACAAGGACACCGCCCCGGTCATCGAGCCCAAGCCCGCCCCCTCCCCGGCCATCCCCGCCCCCCACGTCGCCCCGCGCGCCGCCAGCTCGGTCCCGGCCTGAGTTGGGACTAACCACAGAGGCACGGAGGACACAGAGAAGACCGGAAGAAAGGATGGGGGAGGGGAGGAACAAGGCATCAGGGCACGAGAAGCCTGCGGGAAGAGCAGGGCGAGAGGCGGGCGAATTGATCACCGGGGCGGTGGCCGTCTGGCGGGCCCCCGCCTCATTCCCTGCCGAGAAACCTTTCCCGGTTCTTCCTCTCGGTTTTCCTCTTCTCTGTGTCCTCCGTGCCTCCGTGGTGAGTCCCCGTCCCTCCTAGAATTGCCGGCGCTGGCGGCTGGAGAGGATGTTCAGGGCCTGGCGGTACTTGGTGACGGTCCGGCGGGCGACGACCAGCTCCTGCCGCCGCATCTCCTCGACGATCTCCTCGTCGGAGAGCGGGTTGGACTTGTCCTCCTTGGCGATGATCTCGAGCAGCTTCTGCTTGATCGTGTCCCAGGCGATCTCCTCGCCGCCGGCCGTGGTGGTGCCGCCGCCGAAGAATCGCTTCAGCGGGAAGATGCCGCGGGGGGTCTGGACCCACTTGTCGTCCACCGCCCGGCTCACCGTGGTGACGTGCACGCCCACCCGGTCGGCGATCTGCTGCATCTTCAGGGGCTCGATGAATTCCGGCCCCTTGTCGAGGAAGACCTTCTGGTGCTCGATGATCGCCCGGGCCACCTTCAGCAGCGTGTTCCGGCGCTGCTCGATGGACTCGATGAGCCAGCGGGCCGACTGGATCCGCTTCTGGATGAACTCCCGCGCGGCGGGATCCGTGGACTTGTTCCGCAGCTGCTTCTGGTAATACCGCGAGATCGACAGGTGGGGCATGTGGTCGTCCACCAGCCGCACCTCGTAGTTGCCGTGCTCGTCGGCCTCCACGATCAGGTCCGGGACGACGTACTTGTTGCCGGTGTCGACCGCGAACGAGGCCCCCGGCTTGGGGTTGAGCCGGCGGAGGTGCTCGAGCGCCTCCTTGATGGTGGAGAGCGGGTAGCCGGTCTTCTTCTCGATCGCCGGCAGGCGGTTGTGCTGGAGGTCGTCCAGGTGGTTGGAGATGATCGTCCGGAGGACGTCGTGGCTGGGGGTCTCCGGCGTGAGCTGCAGCAGCAGGCACTCGCGGAGGTCCCGGGCGCCGACGCCCGGGGGGTCCAGCTTCTGGACCATCCGCAGCGCCTCCTCGGCCTGCTCGAGGGTGGCCTCGCCGCCGAAGTCGCGGATCACGTCGTGGAGGTCGAGCTTCAGGTACCCGTTGTCGTCCAGGTTGTAGATGATGTACTCGGCGAGCTGGCGGATCACCGGGTCGCAGTCGTCGAAGCAGAGCTGCTCGGTCAGGCTGTCGTGGAACGACCGCGGCCGCGAGGCCATGTTCTGCATCG from Aquisphaera giovannonii includes these protein-coding regions:
- a CDS encoding flagellar basal body P-ring protein FlgI; this translates as MRRFIPGGTRALQALAILLALAQVQADAASKKKEPPPPKTDETVGDLAFVPQAGETKVEGVGLVSNLENTGVDPPPSWYRTQLVEEMGKAMIDHPNKILADPRFAMVVVRMTIRTGASPEDRFDVEVEVPPACGTKSLAGGYLMMTRLREVMVAGGSPRTSQDLALAQGPVMIGNEKDPNNPKVGRVLGGGKVKKETPFTLVIMENRRSFRTAKMLETVINARFHQSEAGTQKGAATGKTDGHLTLKVPTTYHQNQLRFFRVVQLLPMIDTPELRERRMAAWGKELLDPKTSGVAAMKLEGLGPSAGEVLRQGLKSDNAQVRFFSGESLAYLDDPSGADALGDTAAKMPQFRAYALAALAAMDQNASHMKLRKLMDEPDVEVRYGAFNALRTLDPNDPALGRVGILDQPRKEEDEADEEAPDAMAVALASASQRARPEDPFALYIVDSEGPPMVHVSRSRRSEIVVFGRDQKLLPPIVLGTGAILLNASDNNEEVEISKIVPSRGGDSDLKYRTSLDVGEVVRRVSNLGASYPEVVAILEAANRQKNLPGSLAIDAVPVTTPAYFEAAILGKDSTKPDKAVKQASAKAEKPASRLRRLLRLGRGDDGEGDATAASVDKDKGKGKDADATASASPKAPGAGADADKAGSGPAAKKDPSVQKAGTEAEAGADDGDGPSSRPRLFNLFRRRPSGGS
- a CDS encoding helix-turn-helix domain-containing protein, translating into MKKVFTTGQVAKICKVAPRTVSKWFDSGRLRGYRIPGSQDRRIPREHLLRFLKEHNMPLGDLEAEVYNKILAVGADAPLQAVLREHLRESDDFRIETAASGFEAGIRAESFHPDCIIIDMALGRIEAGQIAQNLRKSADHQKTILLALTSDEPGEEVFALGFNDAFKKPFDGALLAERVRRLISQKKSEEP
- a CDS encoding glycosyltransferase family 39 protein — its product is MTGDPTGPRKQPAAASRWLGRPALVLGVASGLAVLLTLGGPGLTIDEPLDVRPGRTYVATLRAEGLGFFSRGVVTRVFRDNAEHPPLGRWLLGIASTAGEPLEVLIRGVDPTGIYVHSGRLAPALAFAALVAAVAAEARRRWGLAAGYAAGGSLALMPRAFAHAHLGALDTFLALFWTLALLAGARALEKGGVGRSAAAGLVWGLGLLTKLHAWLLWPLMAGWAAYRLGRRAPAGLAAWTAAGVAAFLAGWPWLWYDTAARWGAYWWTSVARTPIMVEYFGRVVADRDVPWHYPWFYFAATVPVGLQLLGLAGLARGWKGRGEDPFPMLLAASIGLFLLLFSTRVPVYDGERLFLHVFPAWALLIGLGFAGLWGWAGGEGGGGPRGGRLRAATAPAGAQPVAARRRLLRRSSLVAFLAVQGAGTLGVHPFGLSYYNLLVGGLPGAERLGLELTYWGDAVDRVLLDRLAADAGPGERAAIAPTLYPSQGIVTTTAALLKRKIVLADEDAAATAEWVAVSRRRAYWKPDLAARLAGGRGRLVLARSRQGVWLSALWHFPPPAPGTPPAPPPAPSPR
- the moaC gene encoding cyclic pyranopterin monophosphate synthase MoaC, translating into MAELTHFDESGASRMVDVSGKEATARMARASGWVRMAPATLELVSDRRLAKGDVLEVARLAGIMAAKRTGELIPLCHPLGLDAVEVRLAAAPPDRVAIEATARLVGRTGVEMEALTAVSVAALTIYDMCKAVDRGMEIGPIRLEEKSGGRSGHYRRQAAGGDGDGPGEGRPR
- a CDS encoding polyprenyl synthetase family protein; the protein is MTRRPVLEMDATRRALADLFAPIRDELAEAERIFRRELESRFPFVQQLVDHCGDYRGKRLRPALLLLSGRACGAVTGAHPVLAAVVEMIHTATLVHDDILDESMVRRHAATVNAEWGNETAVLLGDYMFTHAFHLAASLETTQACRWIGRATNRVCEGEMQQVHHRGNLDLGEDGYFAIIDGKTAELTAVSCRLGAHYAGADADTSEALDRYGRNLGIAFQIADDVLDLWGDERATGKSLGTDLEKQKLTLPLIHLLAHAKPAATAAARRLLERARPECRRELVPLLEEAGSLDYAWQRARGHVREAIAALDGLPDSEAVAALRVLAELSARRSS
- a CDS encoding helix-turn-helix transcriptional regulator; this encodes MELKQKLKDLMAARGLNGQKLARLSRVSDSEISRILQGKSRPGLDNALRLARALGVSLDYIADDAADAEPPGPADSVSPDERKALNLVQKLGPAEVLTILENVRFLGYEVAMGRLVGAKPIIEIDKDTAPVIEPKPAPSPAIPAPHVAPRAASSVPA
- the rpoN gene encoding RNA polymerase factor sigma-54 codes for the protein MRLDTSQQMRTEMRLRMAPRMIQSMEILQLPIMALQEKIEQELSENPMLVDLRESSPTGEGEGEEGGAPAAPEPEPEPNEFDSLINLDENWSELYDEGPRRSRASLSEEGDRKQDAMQNMASRPRSFHDSLTEQLCFDDCDPVIRQLAEYIIYNLDDNGYLKLDLHDVIRDFGGEATLEQAEEALRMVQKLDPPGVGARDLRECLLLQLTPETPSHDVLRTIISNHLDDLQHNRLPAIEKKTGYPLSTIKEALEHLRRLNPKPGASFAVDTGNKYVVPDLIVEADEHGNYEVRLVDDHMPHLSISRYYQKQLRNKSTDPAAREFIQKRIQSARWLIESIEQRRNTLLKVARAIIEHQKVFLDKGPEFIEPLKMQQIADRVGVHVTTVSRAVDDKWVQTPRGIFPLKRFFGGGTTTAGGEEIAWDTIKQKLLEIIAKEDKSNPLSDEEIVEEMRRQELVVARRTVTKYRQALNILSSRQRRQF